Genomic DNA from Leucobacter triazinivorans:
TCGACGAGCCCTCGCTCGGGATCGGCCTCGCGACCGACTACGCCGAGGTGGCCCGGTTCACCGAAGCCGTGACGCGACGCGTCTCCGGGGCGCGCGGGATCCGGATCACGAACGGGCTCGGCACCGACATCGCGTTCGCCTGCGATCCCGAGCGGCCGTGGACCCCCTTCACGGGGCTCTACCACGCCCCGGGCGACGGCGGCCGGCTGCCGCAGGGGGAGACGTTCTGCAGCCCGGTCGACGCGAACGGGACGATCGCGGCCTCCGTGATCGGGTACCCCTTCAACGCCTCGACCGGGCTGCTCGACGAACCCGTGCGCTTCGAGATCGCGGACGGGCGGCTGACCCGCCTCGACCACCCGGATCCCGCGCTCGCCGCCCGGCTGCGCGCCTGGTTCGCCCGGGACGCGCACGCGGGCCGCATCGGGGAGCTCGCACTCGGCACGAACCGGGCCTGCACCGCCCTCACCGGCAACCTGCTCTTCGACGAGAACGTGCCCGGCTGCCACATCGCCCTCGGGCACCCCTTCGGCGACTACACGGGGGCCTACTGGGAGTCCGAAGTCCACGTCGACCTCGTCGTCGACCGCCCCACCGTCCTCGTCGACGGGCATCCCCTCCTCGTGGGCGGCGCCTACGCCGCCCCCGAGATCGACCTCTGAAACGGAGCCGCGCATGACCGCACCCCAGATCGCCCCCCACCCCGACCCGCTCGCCACGAGCCGAGGCCGGGTGGGGGACCGCTACTACCTGATGACACCCGACACGATGGTCGAGAACAGCCTGCCGTTCCTGCCGCCGTCCTCCGCGGTGGTGCTGGCCGCGCCGCAGGGCACCCCGGCCCGCTTCGGCCAGGCGCTCCTCGCGCTCGATGCCGGCACGGGATCGTCGGGCGAGCTCGGCCGGGGCTTCGAGAACTTCCTCTTCGTCGTCGAGGGGCGCGTGGAGGTCTTCTCCGACGACGAGCGCTGGGAGCTCGGCGCGGAGGGGTTCCTCTTCCTGCCGGAGGGGCGCGGCTTCCAGCTCCGCGCGACCGATGACACGCGGGCGCTCTGGGTGAAGAAGCGATACGTCGCGGTGCCCGGGATCGACGCGCCCGAGGCGGTGCACGGCACGCTCGCCGAGGTGGAGGACCGCGCCGACGAGTGGATCGACGGCAGCTACGGGCAGTGCCTGCCCGACGACCCCCGCTACGACATGGCGATGAACATCATGCGCTTCGCGCCGGGCGCCCGATTCCGCATGGTCGAGATCCACCACCAGGAGCACGGCCTCTACATGCTCGCCGGAGCCGGGATCTACCACCTCGACGGCGACCACGTCGAGGTGCGGCGGGACGACTTCGTCTACATGGCTCCCTACTGCACGCAGGCCTTCACCGTCGCCGGGGCCGGCGAGACCGCGTACCTGCTCTACAAGGATGTGAACCGAGATGGCTTCTGAATCGTCGCGCGCCGTGGGCGCACCCCGGCTGCTGGTGGTGAACGCGCGCATCGACGGCGGCGACGGGGCTCCGGTCGACCTGCTCGCCAGTGACGGCCGGATCACCGCGATCGCCGCCTCCGGAACGATCGCCGCCGACGGGGTGACCGCCGCCGACGGGGCGACCGCGGTCATCGATGCCGGGGGAGGCCTCGTCACCCCGCCGTTCGCCGAGCCGCACACCCACCCCGACAAGGTCTACAGCCGCGACCGGATCCCCGAGCTCGGGTCGCCCCCGCCCCGCAACCGTGAGGACCGCATGCAGCGGCAGCGGGACCTCAAGGCCCGCTTCACGCGCGCCGACGTCGAGGCCCGCTCCGAGCGATTCATGCGCGACTGCGCAATCGAGGGCATCGGCGTGATCGCGGGCCAGGCCGACATCGACTCCGTCACCGGTCTCGTCTCGGTGGAAGGGCTGCTCGCCACCCGGGACCGCTGCCGGGAGTGGATGGACCTCGTGGTCACGGCCTTC
This window encodes:
- the allE gene encoding (S)-ureidoglycine aminohydrolase, whose amino-acid sequence is MTAPQIAPHPDPLATSRGRVGDRYYLMTPDTMVENSLPFLPPSSAVVLAAPQGTPARFGQALLALDAGTGSSGELGRGFENFLFVVEGRVEVFSDDERWELGAEGFLFLPEGRGFQLRATDDTRALWVKKRYVAVPGIDAPEAVHGTLAEVEDRADEWIDGSYGQCLPDDPRYDMAMNIMRFAPGARFRMVEIHHQEHGLYMLAGAGIYHLDGDHVEVRRDDFVYMAPYCTQAFTVAGAGETAYLLYKDVNRDGF
- a CDS encoding aminopeptidase; protein product: MPRERLEAGAAELASGCLALRQTDRVLVLTDEGTAELAAYLARAASRLAPTRTVVLPGLDDAYEASFAALREGIAAAAPTVVIFAARDEEDRLAWDERYWRLLEEAGARSAHLPALDEPSLGIGLATDYAEVARFTEAVTRRVSGARGIRITNGLGTDIAFACDPERPWTPFTGLYHAPGDGGRLPQGETFCSPVDANGTIAASVIGYPFNASTGLLDEPVRFEIADGRLTRLDHPDPALAARLRAWFARDAHAGRIGELALGTNRACTALTGNLLFDENVPGCHIALGHPFGDYTGAYWESEVHVDLVVDRPTVLVDGHPLLVGGAYAAPEIDL